One Luteibacter aegosomaticola genomic window carries:
- a CDS encoding Ku protein: MARPIWTGTLSFGLLNVPIRLMTGERRSDIHFRMLDQRDNTPVRYERVNADTGEEVPWKDIVKAFEYQKGNYVVLEEEDIKSAASDAHETVEIDSFIDAGDIPPAYFEKPYILAPAKKAEKGYVLLRETLKKTGKIGIARVVIRTREYLAAVMPEGDALLLNILRYEAELVDPEEYGLPAKEAAAYRITPKEIQMASDLVKSMAGKWKPGDYRDDFRDKLRKAIEKRLKSKGITTTVNEEDERVPEHATTNVVDFMALLKKSIGAKKRTPAKKAAVKNAATKKTAAKKATAEKAPAKKTAAPKAAAKKSTTRKAPAKKRRA; the protein is encoded by the coding sequence TTGCTCAACGTACCGATCCGGCTGATGACCGGAGAGCGCCGCAGCGATATCCACTTCCGCATGCTCGACCAGCGCGATAACACGCCGGTGCGCTACGAGCGGGTGAACGCCGATACCGGCGAGGAAGTGCCCTGGAAGGACATCGTCAAGGCGTTCGAATACCAGAAGGGCAATTACGTCGTCCTCGAAGAGGAGGACATCAAGAGTGCGGCCAGCGATGCCCACGAGACCGTGGAGATCGATAGCTTCATCGATGCCGGTGACATCCCCCCGGCCTACTTCGAGAAGCCCTATATCCTCGCGCCGGCCAAGAAGGCCGAGAAGGGCTACGTGCTCCTGCGCGAGACGCTGAAGAAGACGGGAAAGATCGGTATCGCCCGGGTGGTGATCCGCACGCGCGAATACCTGGCCGCGGTGATGCCCGAGGGCGATGCGCTGCTGCTGAACATCCTGCGCTACGAGGCCGAACTGGTCGATCCGGAGGAATACGGGCTGCCGGCGAAAGAGGCAGCGGCCTACCGGATCACGCCGAAGGAAATCCAGATGGCGAGCGATCTGGTGAAATCCATGGCCGGCAAGTGGAAGCCCGGCGACTACCGCGATGATTTCCGCGACAAGCTGCGCAAGGCGATCGAAAAGCGCCTGAAGAGCAAGGGCATCACCACGACGGTGAACGAGGAAGACGAGCGCGTACCCGAGCACGCCACCACCAACGTGGTGGACTTCATGGCGCTACTGAAGAAGAGCATCGGCGCGAAGAAGCGCACGCCAGCGAAAAAAGCAGCCGTGAAGAACGCTGCCACGAAGAAGACCGCGGCGAAAAAAGCCACTGCGGAAAAGGCCCCCGCAAAGAAAACGGCGGCCCCAAAGGCCGCCGCTAAGAAATCCACGACACGCAAGGCACCCGCCAAAAAACGCCGCGCCTAA